From the genome of Salvelinus namaycush isolate Seneca chromosome 1, SaNama_1.0, whole genome shotgun sequence:
agcacggtggctaggaaaaactccccagaaaggcaggaacctaggaagaaaccaaactgaggggtggccagtcctcttctggctgtgccgggtggggaTCATAACAgagcatggccaagatgttcatagatgactagcagggtcaaataataataataataataataataataatagtcacAGTGGTTTGTAGagtgtgcaacaggtcagcacctcagtagtaaatgtcagttggcttttcatagccgatcattcagagttagaaagcaggtgtggtagagagagcaAGTTgcaaacagcaggtctgggacaaggtagcacgtccggtgaacaggtcaaggttccatagccgcaggcagaacagttgaaactggagcagcagtacgaccaggtggactggggacagcaagtagtcatcaggccaggtagtcctgaggcatggtcctagggctcaggtcctcagagagagagagagagagaaagaattagaggGGGCATACTTAAAATTCAcataggacaccggataagacgggagaaatactccagatataacagactgaccctagccccctgacacaaactattgcagcataaatactggaggctgagacaggaggggtcaggagactcTGTGTCATCGTCCGACGATacctccggacagggccaaccaggcaggatataaccccacccactttgccaaagcacagcccccacaccactaaacggatatcttcaaccaccaacttaccatcctgagacaaggccgagtatagcccacaaagatctcccccatggcacgaacccgaggggggcgccaaacccggacaggaagatcacgtcagtgacgcACCCCACCTAGGGTTGGGATGGAAGAGCGCCAGTGACTCAgctcctgtaatagggttagagtcagaggaaccggccaggcagagacggcAAGGCTGGTTtattgctccagtgcctttccgttcaccttcacacccctgggccagactacactcaatcataggacctactgaagagatgagtcttcaataaagacttaaaggttgagaccaagtctgcgtctctcacatgggtaggcagaccattccataaaaatctctataggagaaagccctgtctccagctgtttgcttagaaattctagggataaTGAgccctgtgtcttgtgaccgtagggttggtatgtatggcaggaccaaatgggagagagaggtaggagcaagcccatgtaatgctttgtaggttagtaGTAAAACCTTAACCAGCCCTAGttttgcttcaccgtagggatggtgccaccatgcttcaccgtagggatggtgccaccatgcttcaccgtagggatggtgtcaccatgcttcaccgtagggatggtgtcaccatgcttcaccgtagggatggtgtcaccatgcttcaccgtagggatggtgtcaggtttcttccagatgttacgcttggcattcaggccaaagagttaaatcttggtttcatcagacctgagaagcttgtttatcatggtctgggagtccttTCGGTGTCTTTTGGATAACTCCAAgtgtgctgtcatgtgctttttactgaggagtggcttccgtctggccactctaccacaaaggcctgattggtggagtgctgcagagatggttgaccgtctgggaggttctcccatctccgcagaggcACTCGGTGACCAtcggttcttggccacctccctgaccaaggcccttctccctcgattgctcagtttggcctggtggccagctctaggaagagtcttggtggttccaaacttccatttaGGAAtaatggagtccactgtgttcttggggaccttcattgctgcaaacattttttgatacccttccccaaatctatgcatcgacacaatcctgtctcggagctctacgaacaattccttcaacctcatggcttggtttttgctctgacatgcactgtcaactgtgggaccttatatagacaggtgtgtgccattccaaatcaatttaatttaccacagctggactccaatcaagttgtagaaacatctcaaggatgatcaatgtaaacaggatgcacctgagctcaatttcgagtcccatagcagagggtctgaatacttatgtaaataagagtccctttttttatacatttgcgaaGATTtctaaaaaaactgtttttgctttgtcattatggggttgtgtgtgtgtagattgagggaaaacaaatattgaatacattttagaataaggctgtcaatTAACTGTGGATTAAGGgagtggggtctgaatactttccgaatgcactgtataacaaGGTGAGGCACTACCTCAGCCACAATGAGACATTATTCCACCAATGGCAGCATATTTCCACATTATGCAACATATTTCCACTAAGGACATCAGTGTTTGTAGGTTTGTCACACTAACTCTTCTcctttctcgctctccctccatccctatgaCTTGGCTCATTCACTGTGCGTGCAGAGCTGTGACCTGTGGTCCATTGGGGTGATCATCTATGTGATGCTGTGTGGCTACCCTCCCTTCTACTCCAAGCACCATAGCCGCACCATCCCCAAGGACATGCGCAAGAAGATCATGACGGCCAGCTTCGACTTCCCCGAGGACGAGTGGAGCCAGATCTCTGAGATGGCCAAGGACATTGTTCGCAAGTATGTCCCCACAGCAGGCTTTACTGTGTGTGCTAACAAGATGACATGGTTCACGAGTGATGGTTTTGCCTGACAATGTGGACTGCCAAACCGGTGCTTTAATCATGTTGTATTCTTTGGATTGAGTGAGGAGGGTTTGAAGAATCTGTTTCACTAGTGTTACTTCCTCCCTCTGTAGGCTGCTGAAGGTGAAGCCTGAGGAGAGGCTGACCATCGAGGGGGTTTTGGAACACCCCTGGCTGAACTGCACAGAGGCTCTGGACAACGTGCTTCCTTCCGCTCAGATGATGATGGACAAGGTGGGCCTGGATGGATAGACAGGGATGGATAGCTTTTATGTAACGCTTTCTTTCCTGTTAGTCTCAAAGCGCTTTAGATAGACCCAGTAATACTTACTACAGGACTCTGCACACAAAGCCTTTGCtgccttaaagggatactttaggATTTtagcaatgaggccctttatctacttcctcaaagtcagatgaactcgtggatccTATTTTGTCTCTGCGTGTTTGAAGAAAGTTGCTAACTTGCGCAATTGCTGACTAGCGCTAGCAGATACCATAAACTgagtcattgcgctaacactaaTTAGCATTGACTCGTGAAACTACCTCTGACTTTGTTCATAACGGACACAGACATAAAAATTGtgtccacaagttcatctgactctggaggAAGTAGTAggatcattgccaaaatcctgaggTATCTCTTTATAGCAATGTTCAGGGTGCAAAATTTAGCCATGTGACCCTTCCTCTTTCCGTCTAttcctccgtccctccctctgcCAGGCGGTGGTAGCTGGGATCCAGCAGGCCCATGCTGAACAGCTGGCTAACATGAGGATACAGGACCTTAACGTCAGCCTCAAGCCTCTCCACTCCGTTAATAACCCCATCCTGAGGAAAAGGAAGCTCCTAGGGTCTGTCTTGTTAAATGCCTGTCTCTCTATTTAGTAGTTGGTTAGGATCTGCTTTACACAGTCTGATTGTCACTACTTTAGCTCTATAGCGGAGAGGGACTTTCTGCTGAGAACAGCACTGCtaaacaaaatgtgtgtgtggtgtctggaTCTCCTGTGTGGTGGTGTCTGGATCTCCTGTGTGGTGGTGTCTGGATCTCCTGTGTGGTGGTGTCTGGATCTCCTGTGTGGTGGTGTCTGGATCTCCTGTGTGGTGGTGTCTGGATCTCCTGTGTGGTGGTGTCTGGATCTCCTGTGTGGTGGTGTCTGGATCTCCTGTGTGGTGGTGTCTGGATCTCCTGTGTGGTGGTGTctggattagaggtcgaccgattatgattttgataccgattattggaggacaaaaaaggccgataccgattaatcggccgatttatttaaaaaaatatatatatcatacacacacacatttttgtaataatgacaattgcaacaatactgaatgaacacttttattttaacttaatataatacataaatacacacacgcacacagctctgaagtgacaatgatactgaagagtctgcttaggagacaaatactcaactgtttgaataaaaatagagtttaagttacctgtgatgaatgttgaaaacaaactttaatttctatatgcaggaaatcctattttaataatgggcatggtaagaattgacaaccaaagtgcgagtcataattcccatgacacctagcaaaatctgaaaagcggttccttcatttattccataggatatttttagattcacttaaaataaggtctgtgtttcgtgtaggcttacatcaccgtgccaattttataactgtgtagatatccataggacaaggtaactgatcaatattggctaaatataagcgaagattaaaaaaaattgtagagtggatttatgaaaatatgttgacaaacgttaccttatcctagtgagatttacacgggtatcaaaacgtcgaggcggtttaagcctgcacgaaacacagaccttatttgaagtagatcaagacattctctgtggaagacatgaacggtaaaataacgaaggaacccctttcaaattcagccgcaagttattacaggaattataacgcgtcgactatttctctctaaaccatatacctttgactaatctggaaactatcacctcgaaaacaaaacgtttattccgttccgtattttatctaacgggtggcatccatgagtctaaatattcctgttacattgcacaaccttcaatgttgtcataattacgtaaagttctggcaaattagttcgcaaagagcccaaactgttgcatataccctgactctgcgtgcaatgaacgcaagagaaatgacacaatttcacctggttaatattgcctgctaacctggatttcttttagctaaatatgcaggtttaaaaatatatacttgtgtattgattttaagaaaggcattgatgtttatggttaagtacacattggagcaatgacagtcattgattgttttttttataagataagtttaatgctagctagcaacttaccttagcttactgcattcgataacaggcaggctcctcgtggagtgcaatgtaatcaatgcaagattggatcccccaagctgacaaggttaaaaatctgtcgttctgcctcgttcctaggccgtcattgaaaataagaatgtgttcttaactgacttgcctagttaaataaagattaaataaaggtgtaaaaaaaaaaaaaaaaaatcggcgctcaaaaataccgatttccgattgttatgaaaacttgaaatcggccccgatttaatcggtcgacctctagtctggatCTCCTGACCGTGTGGTGTCTGGTATCTGGATCTCCTGACTGTGTGGTGTGCTACAGCAGCAAGCCGAGTGATGGCTTCTTCATCCATGACCCAGAAAACGGCGGCGAGGACTCCAACGTGGCCCTGGAGAAACTACGAGACGTCATCGCTCAGTGTATCCTCCCACAGGCTGGTCAgtccacacacaaacatacacacacttccCATCAACCAACAGATGTACAACTTCTGGcatacatgcatgcacacagtGAGCATGGTGAAactgtgtttgcttgtgtgtggCAGGGGAGAATGAGGATGAGAAGCTGAATGAGGTGATGCATGAGGCTTGGCGTTTCAACCGGGACTGCAAACTGCTGCGAGACGGGCTGCAGGGCCTCAGCTGGGACGGTAAGCATAACATACTGCATGGATACAGCATTCAATGCAGAGCAATGGCAGCTAGCACATACAACAACACTCatttctgtgggggggggggaaatcccCAAATGAGTGGGAAATTCTAATTCATCAGTTAGTAACCTTTGCTTGCTCAATGTTGGTTAAAATCGCTGTCTCtggatgatgtcattggaaacatacatttaatttttatttatcttttttactacaaaacataaaTCCTCCATTTTCACATGTTGGGTGGTGTTGGAGGATGAATTTGATGACGAAAAAGGGTggaatttacattttttttgtatctGGTTTTGGTCAACATTTAATTATTTGGTCTTCATTGTAGGACGGGCCTTTACTGACAAAGTGGATCGCTTGAAGTTGGCTGAAATAGTGAAGCAGGCCATAGAGGTAAAGACACATTTGCAAGACTGTCAGTAGCAAGTGTTGTCTTACCTTTTGTAGCGTTTATTAGAACAGTTTTTAGCCAATGACTGTAGAGGCATTTTTATGTGAATTGACATGCTAAAACCAATAGCATTTTTTTTCATGTACTCACTTGCAAGACTATTGTACAGCTGTAGATATTCAAAAGAGGACTTGTTTGTACTATACTGTTTTTTATGAACAACTGCAAATAACATACAATCCTTATATATTTTAGTTTTtgcaaaaaagaaaaagaaatacTTTGTTGTTTTCTGTACCCACTGGGAGGGAATTTTTCCAAGCTGCTTGACCAGGATGTCCACAGTGATGTGTTTTAATCTcacttgtttttatttaatttgattCTTATTTCTTTACCTTTTTAACAATGCTAAAAAATAGTATTTATTTAACAAAGAAATCTTTATTTTTGACCATGAAGCCAAACGTTTAAGTCTGTCAGTTGAACAATAGAGGCTCTAAAGCAGACCGAGGAACTAGGTCTAAGCTCCGTTTCTCCACCCACTGGGTGGGTGGTTTGTGTTCCAGGGAGGGGTAGGGAGTGGGCCCTCGGTGACAGTGTCACTGGGGGGGGGATTACTGCTCTGCTCTCGAATTACAGAGAAAATATCAAAACGAGATATTCAATCTACTGGATATCAGCAACAGTGCAATAGTCATTTAGGGCATGTGCATAATTTGTACATATGTTGTATTTACATTCATATGCATACATTTACATGTTATATTTATGTATGTAAAGTATCATTCATGGCTAACGTGGACCCTCCCTGTTTCTTCCTTTGGTAAAGAGTCCAGAGCATAGTACACTAAACAAGACTGATCAAAAGAGGCAATGCAGGTTCTCTAATATAGTACTTGACTATTTGTTAGTTGTATTTATATATGTTTTCCTATTTAAACATTCTCAAATGTATACATTTGAACCTTCCCATGGATAAAGTCTTAGCCTTGCTTGCACATGAGGCGAATAATGTTTATTTCCTAATTGTTTCGATTTTTCTTCTAAATCGATGACCTGAATGCATCGACTCCCTGTTTGTCCAAGATGGCATGTGCTCCTCTCACATTGAAGTGTATTGGGCAAGGGTTGGTGCAATGTAAATGCATATTTTCCCATTGTGAGACTGTTGCCCTACATTTTTATTTGGTCAAAACAATGACTGCAAGCCTTTCTGTGTATGTCCTTTTTGTTTGTTTGGAGGCCTATCATGAATCAATGCTGAAGTTGTCCTCCAAACATCTGCAACATGAATGTGTCATGGCTGTTAACTGTTTCATGGCAACATATAGCCTCCTAACTCAGGATAACAATGCATTCATAATCACAACCACATTAGAAATAACACTTGCTCATCTTTGTGTGAAAATACCCAATGATACAAAGTGTCTTCACCACACAAGAtcagggcccgtattcataaagcgcCTGTTTCCTCTGCCCATATCATCTGAAAGGCTAAGCTGATCCTGATCGGCCCGCCtacactttatgaatacaggccctgatgtcTAGACTGATTTTATATTATCTGCTGCGTGAGAGAAAGATTAAGAGTGAGATGGAGAAAAGGTACAATTCTCCCCTCATTTGCGTTTTGTACAGTCAGTCATCTGGAGAGCATGCCTCGTCAGACAGACACTGTTGAAGTAGTTCCTAAGTCCATATCTGAAATAGACCCAGACAGCACCTATACATGTTGACCTAGCTATGTCTGCATCTCAAATTGCTCCCTATAGTACCCTACTTTTGGCCACTACAAAAACTTTCCTGTGCTATTTGTTACTATTCCTGCCTTCTCTGTTCCATATTTTCTCTGGTTGTCCCGTATGTACTAGCATACGTAAAAAAAAAATTTATCGTTAATTGCGAACAAGGTCCAACCCGAAACATGACTTCTGCtattaacccaacccctctgaatttGTGGGGGGGCTTCCACATTTGgcacccggggagcagttgtgtgtgtgtggggggggggggggggggggtagctcaagggcagaacagatttttcaccttgttgactctgggattcgaactagctactttttggttactagcccaacctcttaaccgctaggctacctgctgactccatggaaGATTTGTACCTCAATCGGTATTCTTAATTTCCTTTTGTCCTCTGTCCTCTTGGGAATGTCATGTACATGCTGACTATTTGTATTAAAGGAATTATTTGCAACAGTAAGAAGCGTG
Proteins encoded in this window:
- the LOC120046043 gene encoding MAP kinase-activated protein kinase 5 encodes the protein MSEDNNADIFIKETSILEEYNINWTQKLGAGISGPVRVCVKKSTQERLALKILIDRPKARNEVRLHMMCATHPNIVQIMEVYANSVQFPHESTPRERLLIVMEMMEGGELFHRISQHKHFTEKMASQVTKQIGQALEHCHSLNIAHRDLKPENLLFKDNSLDAPVKLCDFGFAKIDQGDLMTPQFTPYYVAPQVLEAQRRHQKEKSGIIPTSPTPYTYNKSCDLWSIGVIIYVMLCGYPPFYSKHHSRTIPKDMRKKIMTASFDFPEDEWSQISEMAKDIVRKLLKVKPEERLTIEGVLEHPWLNCTEALDNVLPSAQMMMDKAVVAGIQQAHAEQLANMRIQDLNVSLKPLHSVNNPILRKRKLLGSKPSDGFFIHDPENGGEDSNVALEKLRDVIAQCILPQAGENEDEKLNEVMHEAWRFNRDCKLLRDGLQGLSWDGRAFTDKVDRLKLAEIVKQAIEPAVLAVALCRKLST